The DNA window ATactgagtgtgaatgtgtttgtctcAGCTCCAGGCCTGTCCACAGCCGCTTTCCACGGATGCTCAAATTGGAGTTTTGGAGACAAATCTGGTTTCTGCCCCTGTAGGACTTTGCACATCCCAGGTGAGATATCGAACCCAGGGAAGAGGGGGAGCAGCAGTGTTACTCTTGTGCTGTGTAGCATTAGAATTTAACTCTTCATCCAGCCTTCATCTAGCCATGGCCTTTCTCGGCACACAATTACAGATGCTGTCTGTGCCAAGAACAGGCCAAGGAGGGCGGGGTTGTTGGGTGTGGTTGTTTGGGAAGGGACTTTCTTGAAGCCTTGGGAACTCTTAGCAAGATGTGTTACAGTGACCTCAGTCAGCTCTATGTCCTCTTCAGGTTCTGCTCTTTGCCTGCTCTTCTCCGTATTGGAGATAATTAAGACCCAGGAtaaacatttttatgcacttcgtATTGGATGCAGGTGTGGGCTTGTAAACATTTGCTCGTATGAATACCTTGAAGGAAGCCACTCATTCCCCATTACACAAAACTGTTTCACCTTCATACAGTGGTCTTTTTATTTCCACACATCAACGttcctaccccctccccccccactcttCCCCACCACCAAAATTTGTGGTCTTGTCTCTGTGTCTCTTGTCTCTTTCTTTCACCCCTCACAGGctcttcaacctcctgatttcCCCAGCCTCTTATTATGAATTCTTTGCATGAACAGCACTCTAAACTTCAAACTCTGTAAGAGCTTGTGACCAACTGTAAATGCTAGTGACCTGGTAACGTGAGGTACCATAATGCAGTAGCATTCTGGTTTTGTATGAATACGTCAGTCCTTAAAACACACAATCAGCAGACTAATCTTAAGCAGTGGCGAACAAGTGCATACCTTGAAACACTTCCGCAGTAGATTAATACTGAGCAGTGGAAAATTCATGCCATCCTTTGAATCACTGCAGCACTAGATTAATACTCATGCTCAGCAGTGGGAAAAAGTTGAGGTTCCCAACATCTTTTAGCCCTAGATTGATTTAGGTATTAGAGTTCAGGCGCCTCCTTACCTGCTAAGTTTGGTGAAGATAGACCTTTCTCATTCTGCGTCCTATGGAAAATGTCGATTAAATGTAAGGGAAAAAAACAACATAGCTAAGCTTGTATCCCAAAAAATGTATTGCATAACCACACACTTGCTGTGCATCCTGTATCTTAAATTTAGCTTCTTATTTAAAGATTATGTGCACTCTTGGGGTTCTGTTGTCTACAAACTACTATTGCCTCGAATATTCCTCAGAAGTACCAGGTTCCACTCACTGAATGAGAAAACCAGGCTTTGGAAGGATGTGGGTATAGTGCTTTTTCTAGAAATATGCAGTTATGTAGGGGTTGTGAGATTAGCCTCTGCTGCTTTGCTTAGTTTATATATGACACCACCACAGTGGGAACGATATCTCAAACTAGTGTGAGAAAAAAGTGCTAGTACATGTAGGTGTATGAAAATGCAAGACTCTGAAAAAGCTGCTGGGACGGTGATTGGTTCAGAGCTCTAATCTTGTTACTAAATAGCAGTTTAGGTAAAATAAATCCCATGCATATAGTAGATTTATTTCCGGAATGGGGTGGTAAGTTGGTTGTTTGAAGAAAAAGTTTGTGGCAcagtgggtaaaaaaacaaaaaaaagataaacGTCTTGCTAAATGCCAGGGTGTGTTCTAAATACAACTTCGTCCCTTACCATAAACTACTACATATGAAGGAGTATCAATTTCATCTTAGATTTTTTCTTCCTTACTGCAACCCCCTCCAGTCCTTTGCTTTCAGTTTGGTTTCACCCCTAGATGCTATTCTGCTTTGATCTTTCACGAGCCCCATTTTGAGCTTTGACTCAATCCAATTGTCCTCTGACATTTTCCATTATCTCCTTGTCTCCTGCTTTCAGCATGGTCTCTATTACAAGTCACCTGCTCATAGTCTTAACCACATTCCGTGAAACCATGGCCACCAATGCCCTACTCCGGTCATGGTTTTATTAATATGAGGACCTCTTTGACCATTGTCCTCCATTTACCCTCTGCATCTTATCGTGGTCTAATACACAGGAGAAACTCGCTGTACCGTTAGGTGGCATTGAGCTGATTTAGTGTGTCTAGATGAACTTGTACATGTCACCTTTCGCTAGAACTGCTGTAATTCCACCATAGTGGCTGTCCTAGGACACATAGATGGATCAATGAAGGGCGAGACCAGAAGTCACAGACTCCTTGTGTGTGCAAGGAGCGTGCTATTTTAGGAACTTGGGCAACTGTTGCATTGAAACCCACCCTGATTTACCACATTGTCACTGATAGTAGAAACCCAGCCCCAGGAAAAGGAGGGTAGTCATGGCATATCTACTCTCTCACCTGCCCTGGTATTCTCAGATGCATCCTTTGTACAGAGCACAATGTATCtttggagagatggaggaggagagcAGTCTGCAGAGTTGAATGCTCTATGTGAGTCTTTGctgattttccctatttttttggaATCTGAATGGTCTTTGCCAAACATTGTGCTATTATGAGCTTTTCTCCCTACCCTTTAATCATGATCATTCTGCTGCCTGAATCTTTCTTCCGTTCTCCTCTGACCTCGGTGTCTTCTATTCGCTACACCTTGAGACAGTTCAACTTGAAATAAGTTGTAACAAGAAACTAACATTGAGGTTATGTGAGACTACGTGGGGGGCAGTAAGGCAGACACATTGCTGCTCTCTGATTGCACCTTACTACATTGCTTATCATGAAGGTCCTAACATATAAAAACAAGTTGTAAATGCTTAAAGTGGCTTAGGCACTAAATAAATGAACTACTGAAATATAACATTTGCTTAAGCCATGACCTCTTCCATCAACCTCGCACTGTGGACTTTGTATCTCCCTCTTAAGTCCTACTCTGACTTTGATCAAAGCCCTATTCTCTGTTCAGACGTTGGTATCCTCTGTACAGCCCCTATTCTGGATCTTGACTTGCTgcattcttatttattttttcttgggCTCTTCTATTTCCCACCTGCTCCAGTTTTGGCTAGCCCACTTTCCTTATGTTGCCCTTCCACCTCTACCCTATATTTGAATAGTGGTCTATGCAGTCTACCCCTTTCCTTGATTTTGGTTTCATTCCACCCCTGCTGTAATCTTTGTCTTGGCTTTCAAACCTCTGCTTTTTTCAGGTTACTCTGATATCCCTTTCTTTTCAATTATTTGAGCCGATTAGGTCTCTCCAACTTATTCTCTCCTCTCATGTTGTGCTGTCTGACCAACACCTTGCTCTgatcttgctccttgccatatacccctTTATCTGATCACCGTCTGTACCATCTGCACCTTTAACCTTACACTTCCCATGGTCTAATTATGGTTTCACCCCCACCATTCATGTGAATCTTATTCTCAGTCTCCACTCCATGCTTCAATATTGATAGGGTTCATGCGCTCTGTAACCTCTTCCTAGCCACCAACCCTGTTGGCCTTGGTAGAGGTTTCTCCTCGACTTTTTCAGAAGCTTTATCGTACTAGCTTATGCCGTTTCACCCCCCTTTTGTATTATTTTCACATGATTGGCCTTCTGCTATGTGTCACTCTTATCTCTGCCTTCTATCTTTCCTCCAGGGGAGCCGTGAGAGGCCTCGCGGTGGTAGCCCTGCCTCTTCCTCATTGGATGCACTATCTCCATTCCTGAAGAAGAAGGCTCAGATCCTCGAGGTGTTGCGCAAGCTGGAGGAAGCGGATCCCCTCTTAACATGTCCTTCATCACACCTGCCCCTGGCTGGGCACACAGACTTTTCCCTGCAGTGGAAAGCAGAGCGACGCTGGGAGCTTTCCACCGCCTCCCGGGGCTCAACCCTTGCGGATGGAGTGGTACCGTCCATCACCTGTGGCCCTGACGCCTGGGCGTCCCGCCTTCTCGTAGCTCAGAATGGCCTGGAAGATCTGCTGCGGTGGAAGACAGCAGGGCGGGGACCCACGCAGGAAAACCTCACAGTGGAAGGCAGCAGCATTATGGGGCCAGAGAAGGCTGATTGTGGGGACATTGAGCCATCTGAAATGGTACTTCTGCCTTCTCACTGTTGTCATGAATCGTCAGgacccagctcctcttcctcatctgatGACAGTGGGGAGCAGGGGGATGTGACAGCACCAGAAAAGGATTCACCATTGTCTCTGCTGAGCATCATCACTAAGCAGGAGAGTGACTTTCGGCAAGGTGCTGACTCCTACCTCTCAGTCATGATTGAAAATGGCATTTGTGGCACTGTGACTGAAGATAGAGGCATGGCCATCACCGGACAGAGAGACTGTGAGACATGGGATTCCAAGGGAGGACTTCCACTTGCAGGCACACTCAGCAGAGCCTTAGAAAGGGAGGTGCTGCGGGAAATCTCCAAAGCAGGACAATCCAAGCACGCCCAAGAACCAGAGGGGACCTGCCATGGCATGTTAGAACCTACACAGACTGAGGCAGAGCTGAGCAGCTCTACTTCAATGTGGCAGGAGGCAGATAAAGTAACAGAGATTCCTTCGACCAACTGTAACCTTGCATTAAATCAACAGGCGCATGCTCTCTTGGAGGCACAAAGTCAGAAACAGACCTTCATTAGCACTTACATACCCAGTGGGTGTCTTGACAACTCACAGCAACTGGGTGACCTGCCTTGCAAAAGTCTCTACCCTGCCACTGAGCTGGGAAGCAACAACAAGGTGACCTCTGACATTGTCACTTCTCCTTGCCATGGGGAACCAAGGCCTGTCCCCATGCATTCCCCGACAAAGATTCTCAAGTTCCTGAAGATGCCAAGTGCATCTGATAGGACACAGAATCCCAGCCATTTGCGACTTAGCCCCCAACTCACTCGCAGCTCCAAAATTCCCTGTAGGAACAACTATGAGGTCTACCACTCACCAGTGCCATCCAGGAGGTCATTTCGGGGAGAAGAGATTTCCCGGTGTGGTGGGAGGGGCCAGCTACCGCTTGATGGTGATCCTGCCACCATCACTGGCATTTCTTCGGCCAATAGTGCCGTCCCAGTCCATTGCTCCCTTGTGTCTGTTCGTAGTCCTCCAGTCAATCCATCTGAGCTATTTGCCCAACATGCACAAAAAGCACCTAACTATGAAAATATTTTGGAGATAACAAATCGTGATTctgccagcagcttacagacttgctcttctcacctcacacatcacctcatcCGGCCAGTCAGAGAATCTGAGGTGTTGGAACCTCCACATCCTAATTCCTTCTCCCTCCCAGCAAGCCCTCAAGGGACATCAGAGAGGAGCACACAAGGTTCAGAGCCTGCCCACAGCAACGGAACAGACCTTTTCCCTAACAGCGTAGAGTCCAAGTCTGAACTAGAGCCCTCAGAAAGAGGCTCCTCGTCTTTGCCATCAGGGTTCCCTGGCAGCAAGTGCTCCTTTCCCGTTTTGAAGCCTGAAAGTGGAAAGAAACATTTGGAGACGCCTGCTGGTCACCTTCCTTTCCAGGTACGCCTGACGGCTCTGGGCAAGCTGAAGAGTGCAGAAAGCCTGCAGCCAGCAGTGTTCACACAACCTGAGGGGAAGGAGGAGCCAGGTGCAGAGAGGGAGAGCCAGGTGACGGCAAACAACCAGAGAAACCGAGCTTTGTTAGCAAGGCCATGTGAAATGAGTGAGAGCTCTCCAGACTGCGTATCTGAGCCACGTGTTTACCTAAAGCGGGGTTCTGGCTCCAAGAGCTTGAGGcaggcagatgtgtgtgtgaatggagagtCAAGGGTTAAGTGCTACCACTCCAACTCAGTGGGTTCCAAAGCTGAGGCAGCCAACTGCTCCCCAAAAAGTGATCAGTCCTCCAGACACCGGGCTCCACCTGGGTCCCCACAGGCTTCTCGGGCCCATGGTAGGCTCCCAGCCACTGGGAATAGCAGCAAAAATGTGAGAAGCCCTCATGGGAGCCCCACCAAGATGCCAGCAAAATCCCCTCTGAAAACCTCTGCACCTAGAGGACCCATTAATGAGGAGACCAAGTCTTGCTCCCCTCCTGCAGTGCCTCTACTCCTTCAAGGTCAGGAGGAGAAACAAAGAGCTCAGCAGTTAAGCATGGGTCGGAGGAGTGTAACATGTGCAGACTACATGCCTAGGACTCCGCCTGGAACTAGAACCACAGAAAAGCTTCCACTGAGCtccacactgcactctgccatcgAGGAAAAGGTGATGAAGGGCATAGAGGAGAACATGCTTCGCCTAAAAGAGCAGGACCGGGCTCCGGTGGTAGAGGTGAAACAGAAGAACTCAAGTGGCATTGCCAGTTGGTTCGGCCTGAAAAAAAGCAAATTGCCCGCTTTGAATCGGAGGCCTGAAGCCTTCAAGGTAAAGGAAGAAAAGCGGAGTGGTGTTGCCTCTCCATCAAGAAGGGATGGCAGAACTGCCAACAAGAAGTTAGAGGTGGAGAGCCTGAACATCTCCATGCTGATGGAGAAGGCAGAGGACCTTCGAAAAGCCCTTGAGGCAGAGAAAGCATACATGAGGGGTGTCTCTGCAGAGAGAAGCAGAGCTCATCCTGGTGGCATCGTAATGGAGCAAacccagagtgagctgaaggtgatTTATTCCAAGGAGGTGACCCCTGACAACTTCATGCGCCAGCTCTTGAACAGGTGAGACTGCTATTTTTGCTGCTAGAATGCTTCTAAAACCTTGCATGAGCGATTATGTAGTAATTTTGCCAAGATTAGGAATTTATATTCTGGgggctctattttttttaattatcttgttGAATCGGCATGTTGAACTATAATAATTGGTCATTGTTTTGCATGTATCTTGAGTATAGTtctatgtaaaaaatatttttctgctcTACAGGGTACTCATGGCAAGGGATCACAGCACATATTCATTTTTCCTACTTTCATCAGTttctggatttttctttttttttgtatgtaaAACCTGCCTGCTCCGATATGTGCCTGGTCCTGACTTCAACAGTGTATTTAAAACTTGCTGTCCAAGTAAACGCGCTGTTCCTTTTCACTGATGACACGTCCAGCAGCACTAGTATGCACTTATATATCAGCACGTAGGGTATGCACTTGTGTCTGTTGTGCATTCTGTTTTTCCACAGGCACAAGTAAGGGGTTTACTTTTCTGTATGTGATTTTCATATATGAAATTATGTTCATATCATTCATGCATACATACCAAATGATATGAGGAATAagttgctctttaaaaaaaaaaatacaaggattCAAACAGATGTCATCTGGAATGCAGAGGTTGCTGTCTACTTGCCCAGAAGCCTATGCATGCTGAAAGTGCACACTCGGTTGATTCAAGTGTCAAACGTTGCAGCACAAAGTGCCACAGAAACAGTGCCTCAGGTTTGAAAGGTACAGCAGAAGTCTTCACCCAGCAAAACATGGCACAGATGAACCCCACAAAAAAGCAGACTTAGTAAGAATAATAAAAAGAAATGACATTGAAGGTAAGACGTGGGAAGGTTGTGCTCAGGTCATGATAGTGAGTACCTTCCAGTGAGGTAGAAACATTTTAGCATTGGaactttccttttaaatatggTAAAAACTGCTATTTGCCAGTCCAAGCATATTATATAATattgtaatatatttattattgAAAAGGAACAACTCTTGCATGAAgtaaaaaaaggaggaaaacaacGTTGAAAATACAGATGTATTGAGCAACATAAATCATGATTTCTGTGTTCATAATCCAATGCAAGCAGAATTCTATTTTGTTTATAGATATTTTAAACAAAGTAATACAATATTAATAAATAACATTTATATAATACAAATTCAAGCCAGCACGTTACTAAACAACTGAATCTGTCAAACTGATACACGGAAAGTAAAACGTTTTTAGTCCACCATTTAGCTATACTTGCTATTTTATGGCAACAATCAAAGATTTACTGTCAGAAATGTTATATGGGCATTTTTCTCACTGACTCCTAAACAACTCTTAAtcattttattaaatatatatcaGTTTTTACTTTTGGCAGCTTTCTCGCTTGCACCACTCACATAGTCTATTCTTAAACCTCATTTTTAGATGCAGTTTCAGCCCTAGATTTTCATACAAAAAGGATCTGGTTTTCATTGCCTATAAAGCCCCGTAAATGCAGTTTTCTTGATTCATTGATAGGCTAAAAAGGGATTGAAGCAGATATAGCATTGTTGTGTTTTACCCTTACTTACTTTATACCTTTGTTTCTAATTTTCGGTTACTGAATTTGTTCTTTAGCTGATACCACCCCAGAAGTTCTGAGCTGTGTTTCATGACCATAGCAAGTGGCTGTTGGCAGGACTAACGCTAACCTGAAACAAGTAAAGCAATATTCAGAAGCTTTGTTGGTGCCTGCTTCTCTCAAAATTGAatgttgtaaatactgttttgtatGGTTTACTCAGTTCCATAATGAGAGATTTCATTAGGCTCCCTTTTCAAACAAAATAATTGGTTATGTAAACTGGTTGTGGGTGCACCTTTTCATTTAACAGTTAGGGTCTAAAATGTCATTGTGGATTACATAAACACTCACGTTGAACAACCTGAACATCTTTTCAGAAGGCTTGCTCACCTTCCTGCATATCTTTGAATTTCTAAGATACAAAAAATTGGCAAGaatcttgtaggaagctggctccttatatagtggaccaaaatgaggcacACTGTTTAACCAATCCCCAGAGGtagcacagaggcacaaatgacatcccaaatgctcgctttttgggtagtgtggtcgagcagttaggcatatcagagggggtAATGCTAAGCATGTatggcacacactcatacagtaagtgagacatACTCAATAAAGAAATGTGACACAAATAttctaaaaataacacatacttttatataaatttagatactgAGATTACcggagtcaggtgagtacttttcgagttatgaatttttagagttctAAAAAGTCCACAGTGCAATTTCCAGATGTGCTAATGTTATCCTTTGGAGGAAGTACAAACACTGCAtacaggttgtaggaagttggctctgtatgcactatttcaaagtaaggaatagtatgcacagagtccaagggttccccttagaggtaagatagtggcaaaaagagataatactaatgctctattttgtggtagtgttgtcgagcagtaggcttatccaaggagtagtgttaagcatttgttgtacatacacacaggcaataaatgaggaacacacactcagagacaaatccagccaataggttttgttatagaaaaatatcttttcttagtttattttaagaaccacaggttcaaattctacatgtaatatctcatttgaaaggtattgcaggtaagtactttaggaactttgaatcattaaattagcatgtatacttttcacataaaacacaataagctgttttaaaagtggacacagtgcaattttcacagttcctgggggaggtaagtttttgttagttttgtcaggtaggtaaatcacttacaagtctcaggtttgggtccaaggtagcccaccgttgggggttcagagcaaccccaaagttaccacaccagcagctcagggccggtcaggtgcagaggtcaaggaggtgcccaaaacgcataggcttcaatggagagaagggggtgccccggttccggtctgccagcaggtaagtacccgcgtctttggagggcagaccaggggggttttgtagggcaccggggggggacacaagtccacacaaaaagtacaccctcagcggcactggggcggccgggtgcagtgtagaaacaagcgtcgggttttcaatggaaatcaatgagatcaagggatctcttcagcgttgcaggcaggcaggcaagggggggctcctcggggtagccaccacctgggcaagggagagggcttcctgggggtcactcctgcacaggagttccgttcctttaggtgctcggggctgcgggtgcagggtcttttccagccgtcgggaaatggagttcaggcagtcgcggtaagggggagcctcgggattccctctgcaggcgtcgctgtgggggctcaggggggacaactttgattactcacggactcggagtcgccggagggtcctccctgaggtgttggttccccaccagtcgagtcggggtcgccgggtgcagtgttgcaagtctcacgcttcttgcggggattgcaggggtctttgttacagaggagcagatttaaagttgcagtctttttggagcaggtccgctgtccttgggagtttcttgttcctcttgaagcagggcagtcctctgaggattcagaggtcgctggtccttgagaaagcgtcgctggagcaggtttctttagaaggcaggagacaggccggtaggactggagccaaagcagttggtgtcttctttcttcttctgcaggggttttcagctcagcagtcttcttctttggtaagttgcaggaatctaaattcttaggttcaggggagcccttaaatactaaatttaagggcgtgtttaggtctggggggttagtagccaatggctactagccctgagggtgtgtacaccctctttgtgcctcctcccaaggggagggggtcacattcctatccataTTGGGGGAaacctccttctacaagatggaggatttctaaaagtcagagtcacctcagctcaggacaccttaggggctgtcctgactggccagtgactcctccttgttattctctttattttctccggccttgccgccaaaag is part of the Pleurodeles waltl isolate 20211129_DDA chromosome 4_2, aPleWal1.hap1.20221129, whole genome shotgun sequence genome and encodes:
- the NCKAP5L gene encoding nck-associated protein 5-like isoform X1 — translated: MASEAVDVQQLVADMVPGDVLDLGVSRELLGRLRELEAENSALALANENQREAYERCLDEVANHVVQALLNQKDLREECLKLKKKVLDLERQNRTLSDLFHQKLQLSTEAVPQLQACPQPLSTDAQIGVLETNLVSAPVGLCTSQGSRERPRGGSPASSSLDALSPFLKKKAQILEVLRKLEEADPLLTCPSSHLPLAGHTDFSLQWKAERRWELSTASRGSTLADGVVPSITCGPDAWASRLLVAQNGLEDLLRWKTAGRGPTQENLTVEGSSIMGPEKADCGDIEPSEMVLLPSHCCHESSGPSSSSSSDDSGEQGDVTAPEKDSPLSLLSIITKQESDFRQGADSYLSVMIENGICGTVTEDRGMAITGQRDCETWDSKGGLPLAGTLSRALEREVLREISKAGQSKHAQEPEGTCHGMLEPTQTEAELSSSTSMWQEADKVTEIPSTNCNLALNQQAHALLEAQSQKQTFISTYIPSGCLDNSQQLGDLPCKSLYPATELGSNNKVTSDIVTSPCHGEPRPVPMHSPTKILKFLKMPSASDRTQNPSHLRLSPQLTRSSKIPCRNNYEVYHSPVPSRRSFRGEEISRCGGRGQLPLDGDPATITGISSANSAVPVHCSLVSVRSPPVNPSELFAQHAQKAPNYENILEITNRDSASSLQTCSSHLTHHLIRPVRESEVLEPPHPNSFSLPASPQGTSERSTQGSEPAHSNGTDLFPNSVESKSELEPSERGSSSLPSGFPGSKCSFPVLKPESGKKHLETPAGHLPFQVRLTALGKLKSAESLQPAVFTQPEGKEEPGAERESQVTANNQRNRALLARPCEMSESSPDCVSEPRVYLKRGSGSKSLRQADVCVNGESRVKCYHSNSVGSKAEAANCSPKSDQSSRHRAPPGSPQASRAHGRLPATGNSSKNVRSPHGSPTKMPAKSPLKTSAPRGPINEETKSCSPPAVPLLLQGQEEKQRAQQLSMGRRSVTCADYMPRTPPGTRTTEKLPLSSTLHSAIEEKVMKGIEENMLRLKEQDRAPVVEVKQKNSSGIASWFGLKKSKLPALNRRPEAFKVKEEKRSGVASPSRRDGRTANKKLEVESLNISMLMEKAEDLRKALEAEKAYMRGVSAERSRAHPGGIVMEQTQSELKVIYSKEVTPDNFMRQLLNRVDGKDVCESPLDLKNQLPDFQKVTRESKELPTSRPQRNGIVSHLQHCEDAPEQSEDGNIREEVPSDDSLTESVTSQHFTACGSLTRTLDSGIGTFPPPDYCSGTPNRSVPRLKTNVDVAPIMPAGGPPAPFKVPRKARTLEREVPSIEETFLPGQHHSVPAFHALLSTQEPNGGSRARRTSKDSCISPGPRTQQSKNWTFPNAKAPVSSTEVFLSSSREQVSVRVQAEGRKGCDLPHLTPHAPLAFPGNITRRTPSTSDMGEDGTPDLKSREAVQTGLESSESLSDSLYDSLSSCGSQG
- the NCKAP5L gene encoding nck-associated protein 5-like isoform X2 — its product is MASEAVDVQQLVADMVPGDVLDLGVSRELLGRLRELEAENSALALANENQREAYERCLDEVANHVVQALLNQKDLREECLKLKKKVLDLERQNRTLSDLFHQKLQLSTEAVPQGSRERPRGGSPASSSLDALSPFLKKKAQILEVLRKLEEADPLLTCPSSHLPLAGHTDFSLQWKAERRWELSTASRGSTLADGVVPSITCGPDAWASRLLVAQNGLEDLLRWKTAGRGPTQENLTVEGSSIMGPEKADCGDIEPSEMVLLPSHCCHESSGPSSSSSSDDSGEQGDVTAPEKDSPLSLLSIITKQESDFRQGADSYLSVMIENGICGTVTEDRGMAITGQRDCETWDSKGGLPLAGTLSRALEREVLREISKAGQSKHAQEPEGTCHGMLEPTQTEAELSSSTSMWQEADKVTEIPSTNCNLALNQQAHALLEAQSQKQTFISTYIPSGCLDNSQQLGDLPCKSLYPATELGSNNKVTSDIVTSPCHGEPRPVPMHSPTKILKFLKMPSASDRTQNPSHLRLSPQLTRSSKIPCRNNYEVYHSPVPSRRSFRGEEISRCGGRGQLPLDGDPATITGISSANSAVPVHCSLVSVRSPPVNPSELFAQHAQKAPNYENILEITNRDSASSLQTCSSHLTHHLIRPVRESEVLEPPHPNSFSLPASPQGTSERSTQGSEPAHSNGTDLFPNSVESKSELEPSERGSSSLPSGFPGSKCSFPVLKPESGKKHLETPAGHLPFQVRLTALGKLKSAESLQPAVFTQPEGKEEPGAERESQVTANNQRNRALLARPCEMSESSPDCVSEPRVYLKRGSGSKSLRQADVCVNGESRVKCYHSNSVGSKAEAANCSPKSDQSSRHRAPPGSPQASRAHGRLPATGNSSKNVRSPHGSPTKMPAKSPLKTSAPRGPINEETKSCSPPAVPLLLQGQEEKQRAQQLSMGRRSVTCADYMPRTPPGTRTTEKLPLSSTLHSAIEEKVMKGIEENMLRLKEQDRAPVVEVKQKNSSGIASWFGLKKSKLPALNRRPEAFKVKEEKRSGVASPSRRDGRTANKKLEVESLNISMLMEKAEDLRKALEAEKAYMRGVSAERSRAHPGGIVMEQTQSELKVIYSKEVTPDNFMRQLLNRVDGKDVCESPLDLKNQLPDFQKVTRESKELPTSRPQRNGIVSHLQHCEDAPEQSEDGNIREEVPSDDSLTESVTSQHFTACGSLTRTLDSGIGTFPPPDYCSGTPNRSVPRLKTNVDVAPIMPAGGPPAPFKVPRKARTLEREVPSIEETFLPGQHHSVPAFHALLSTQEPNGGSRARRTSKDSCISPGPRTQQSKNWTFPNAKAPVSSTEVFLSSSREQVSVRVQAEGRKGCDLPHLTPHAPLAFPGNITRRTPSTSDMGEDGTPDLKSREAVQTGLESSESLSDSLYDSLSSCGSQG